A genome region from Camelus ferus isolate YT-003-E chromosome 25, BCGSAC_Cfer_1.0, whole genome shotgun sequence includes the following:
- the LY6H gene encoding lymphocyte antigen 6H isoform X1: MYRPLAPCAAFCSPDAPTAPQGEDALPDPPTPPHRPAPQTTPARSPSAFPRPAWSMLPAAMKGLGLVLLAILLCSAPAHGLWCQDCTLTTNSSHCTPKQCQPSDTVCASVRITDPSSSRKDHSVNKMCASSCDFVKRHFFSDYLMGFINSGILKVDVDCCEKDLCNGVARAGRSPWALAGGLLLSLGPALLWAGP, from the exons AT GTACCGTCCACTCGCACCTTGTGCTGCCTTTTGCTCTCCGGACGCACCTACCGCTCCCCAAGGAGAAGACGCGCTTCccgacccccccaccccaccccacag GCCTGCGCCCCAGACGACCCCCGCCCGCAGCCCCAGCGCATTCCCAAGGCCCGCCTGGAGCATGTTGCCTGCAGCCATGAAGGGCCTTGGCCTGGTGCTGCTGGCCATCCTGCTGTGCTCTGCGCCCG CTCACGGTCTGTGGTGCCAGGACTGCACACTGACCACCAACTCCAGCCACTGCACCCCGAAGCAGTGCCAGCCGTCGGACACGGTGTGTGCCAGTGTCCGGATCACAGACCCCAGCAGCA gcaGGAAGGATCATTCCGTGAACAAGATGTGTGCCTCGTCCTGCGACTTTGTGAAGCGGCACTTTTTCTCAGACTACCTGATGGGCTTCATTAACTCTGGGATCTTGAAAGTAGACGTGGACTGCTGTGAGAAGGATTTGTGCAACGGTGTGGCCCGGGCGGGGCGcagcccctgggccctggccGGGGGGCTCCTGCTCAGCCTGGGGCCCGCCCtcctctgggctgggccctga
- the LOC116659908 gene encoding uncharacterized protein LOC116659908 isoform X3, translating to MDKGGGRWATDSLGPVSWAQAGGNACRQGVGDWGQPVCLGGCLRTKGALQEMCPLLLIGCSPVKEDVAKTIRLPPSSRMGLKRQRKLAFGCLCWRRAQDFGSSAEQLNSTSCYAHSTPKKQTWRPPPQGGVQEATLLPVSSHGRRSGHWFSNRRRIPSGEVSDAEVWALYPEIPIQSAWCCSRNVLCPHPTVSRGGRRS from the exons ATGGACAAGGGTGGCGGCAGGTGGGCCACAGACAGCCTCGGGCCTGTCAGCTGGGCACAGGCTGGGGGCAACGCCTGCAGACAAGGTGTGGGCGACTGGGGGCAGCCAGTGTGTCTTGGCGGGTGCTTGAGGACCAAAGGGGCATTGCAGGAAATGTGCCCGCTGCTACTGATTGGATGCAGCCCTGTGAAAGAAGACGTGGCCAAGACAATCAGGCTTCCACCATCCAGTAGAATGGGTctcaagagacaaagaaag CTTGCTTTTGGGTGTCTTTGCTGGAGGAGAGCTCAGGATTTTGGCAGCTCCGCAGAACAG CTCAACTCTACATCCTGTTACGCCCACTCGACACCTAAGAAGCAGACTTGGAG ACCTCCACCCCAAGGTGGTGTGCAGGAAGCCACCCTCCTCCCTGTGAGCTCCCACGGCCGTCGTTCAGGGCACTGGTTCTCAAACCGCCGCAGAATTCCTTCAGGTGAGGTTTCCGACGCAGAGGTCTGGGCCCTGTACCCAGAAATCCCAATTCAAAGTGCCTGGTGTTGCTCCAGGAATGTGCTCTGTCCACACCCCACagtcagcagaggagggaggaggagttaA
- the GPIHBP1 gene encoding glycosylphosphatidylinositol-anchored high density lipoprotein-binding protein 1 isoform X2 has protein sequence MKELAAVLLALLLCGLQGRGRMQEDKDDDGDFGTAGYDEEDEEEEEEEEAIMITGSRGRVLLQCYTCQSLHRNESCEQMQDCIPYQTCKTIIYRWNTAQQPPCTMRQHPENGRAAWRKVLGSQMTGNHHPSPALLSSGPVSLGGK, from the exons ATGAAGGAGCTGGCAGCTGTCCTGCTCGCCCTGCTGTTGTGCGGACTGCAAG GGAGAGGGCGCATGCAGGAAGACAAGGATGACGACGGGGACTTTGGGACGGCAGGCTACGacgaggaggatgaggaggaagaggaggaagaggaggccatCATGATTACAGGCAGCAGGGGCAGAG TGCTGCTGCAGTGCTACACCTGCCAGTCCCTGCACAGGAATGAGAGCTGCGAGCAGATGCAGGACTGCATCCCCTACCAGACCTGCAAAACCATCATCTACCGCTGGAACACCG CTCAGCAGCCACCTTGCACCATGAGGCAGCATCCTGAGAATGGCAGGGCAGCATGGAGGAAGGTGCTTGGATCACAGATGACTGGGAACCATCATCCCAGCCCTGCACTGCTTAGTTCAGGACCCGTTTCCCTGGGAGGGAAATAA
- the GPIHBP1 gene encoding glycosylphosphatidylinositol-anchored high density lipoprotein-binding protein 1 isoform X3, with amino-acid sequence MKELAAVLLALLLCGLQGRGRMQEDKDDDGDFGTAGYDEEDEEEEEEEEAIMITGSRGRVLLQCYTCQSLHRNESCEQMQDCIPYQTCKTIIYRWNTESDPQTTYSGWCADTCQPITKMVVGTLTTITCCQSRLCNVPPWQGPPGTWAGSSQSSPKTVATTFLLSLLAGFLATGF; translated from the exons ATGAAGGAGCTGGCAGCTGTCCTGCTCGCCCTGCTGTTGTGCGGACTGCAAG GGAGAGGGCGCATGCAGGAAGACAAGGATGACGACGGGGACTTTGGGACGGCAGGCTACGacgaggaggatgaggaggaagaggaggaagaggaggccatCATGATTACAGGCAGCAGGGGCAGAG TGCTGCTGCAGTGCTACACCTGCCAGTCCCTGCACAGGAATGAGAGCTGCGAGCAGATGCAGGACTGCATCCCCTACCAGACCTGCAAAACCATCATCTACCGCTGGAACACCG agTCGGATCCTCAGACCACCTACTCGGGGTGGTGTGCAGACACATGTCAACCCATCACCAAGATGGTGGTTGGAACCCTGACGACCATAACCTGCTGCCAGTCCAGGTTGTGCAACGTACCACCCTGGCAGGGCCCCCCGGGTACCTgggcaggcagctcccagagtAGCCCCAAAACTGTGGCCACCACCTTCCTGCTCAGCCTCCTTGCTGGCTTTCTGGCAACAGGGTTCTGA
- the LOC116659908 gene encoding uncharacterized protein LOC116659908 isoform X2, with translation MDKGGGRWATDSLGPVSWAQAGGNACRQGVGDWGQPVCLGGCLRTKGALQEMCPLLLIGCSPVKEDVAKTIRLPPSSRMGLKRQRKTSTPRWCAGSHPPPCELPRPSFRALVLKPPQNSFSVNCSDHHGYRASKSPESPGRALPLKPAIPFLPCGGLMRPRKVLSDGHRRAQAPGAKAQRPGQRGRADHGHGRRDAAPGRPGGGLTSRVRKTTRTPACPPGECVRSHCSQEQTS, from the exons ATGGACAAGGGTGGCGGCAGGTGGGCCACAGACAGCCTCGGGCCTGTCAGCTGGGCACAGGCTGGGGGCAACGCCTGCAGACAAGGTGTGGGCGACTGGGGGCAGCCAGTGTGTCTTGGCGGGTGCTTGAGGACCAAAGGGGCATTGCAGGAAATGTGCCCGCTGCTACTGATTGGATGCAGCCCTGTGAAAGAAGACGTGGCCAAGACAATCAGGCTTCCACCATCCAGTAGAATGGGTctcaagagacaaagaaag ACCTCCACCCCAAGGTGGTGTGCAGGAAGCCACCCTCCTCCCTGTGAGCTCCCACGGCCGTCGTTCAGGGCACTGGTTCTCAAACCGCCGCAGAATTCCTTCAG TGTTAACTGCAGTGATCACCATGGTTACCGGGCTTCCAAATCCCCGGAGTCTCCAGGCAGAGCCCTCCCGCTCAAGCCAGCCATTCCATTTCTACCCTGTGGAGGTTTGATGAGGCCAAGGAAAGTCCTCAGTGACGGTCACAGACGTGCACAGGCCCCAGGGGCGAAGGCCCAGCGTCCGGGTCAGCGGGGACGCGCCGACCACGGGCACGGACGCAGGGATGCGGCCCCTGGGCGCCCGGGCGGCGGTCTGACAAGCCGTGTGAGGAAGACCACGCGCACCCCAG CGTGTCCACCAGGAGAATGCGTACGGTCACACTGTTCACAAGAGCAGACGTCCTGA
- the LY6H gene encoding lymphocyte antigen 6H isoform X2 → MPAPQTTPARSPSAFPRPAWSMLPAAMKGLGLVLLAILLCSAPAHGLWCQDCTLTTNSSHCTPKQCQPSDTVCASVRITDPSSSRKDHSVNKMCASSCDFVKRHFFSDYLMGFINSGILKVDVDCCEKDLCNGVARAGRSPWALAGGLLLSLGPALLWAGP, encoded by the exons AT GCCTGCGCCCCAGACGACCCCCGCCCGCAGCCCCAGCGCATTCCCAAGGCCCGCCTGGAGCATGTTGCCTGCAGCCATGAAGGGCCTTGGCCTGGTGCTGCTGGCCATCCTGCTGTGCTCTGCGCCCG CTCACGGTCTGTGGTGCCAGGACTGCACACTGACCACCAACTCCAGCCACTGCACCCCGAAGCAGTGCCAGCCGTCGGACACGGTGTGTGCCAGTGTCCGGATCACAGACCCCAGCAGCA gcaGGAAGGATCATTCCGTGAACAAGATGTGTGCCTCGTCCTGCGACTTTGTGAAGCGGCACTTTTTCTCAGACTACCTGATGGGCTTCATTAACTCTGGGATCTTGAAAGTAGACGTGGACTGCTGTGAGAAGGATTTGTGCAACGGTGTGGCCCGGGCGGGGCGcagcccctgggccctggccGGGGGGCTCCTGCTCAGCCTGGGGCCCGCCCtcctctgggctgggccctga
- the GPIHBP1 gene encoding glycosylphosphatidylinositol-anchored high density lipoprotein-binding protein 1 isoform X5, whose translation MQEDKDDDGDFGTAGYDEEDEEEEEEEEAIMITGSRGRVLLQCYTCQSLHRNESCEQMQDCIPYQTCKTIIYRWNTESDPQTTYSGWCADTCQPITKMVVGTLTTITCCQSRLCNVPPWQGPPGTWAGSSQSSPKTVATTFLLSLLAGFLATGF comes from the exons ATGCAGGAAGACAAGGATGACGACGGGGACTTTGGGACGGCAGGCTACGacgaggaggatgaggaggaagaggaggaagaggaggccatCATGATTACAGGCAGCAGGGGCAGAG TGCTGCTGCAGTGCTACACCTGCCAGTCCCTGCACAGGAATGAGAGCTGCGAGCAGATGCAGGACTGCATCCCCTACCAGACCTGCAAAACCATCATCTACCGCTGGAACACCG agTCGGATCCTCAGACCACCTACTCGGGGTGGTGTGCAGACACATGTCAACCCATCACCAAGATGGTGGTTGGAACCCTGACGACCATAACCTGCTGCCAGTCCAGGTTGTGCAACGTACCACCCTGGCAGGGCCCCCCGGGTACCTgggcaggcagctcccagagtAGCCCCAAAACTGTGGCCACCACCTTCCTGCTCAGCCTCCTTGCTGGCTTTCTGGCAACAGGGTTCTGA
- the LOC116659908 gene encoding uncharacterized protein LOC116659908 isoform X1, which produces MDKGGGRWATDSLGPVSWAQAGGNACRQGVGDWGQPVCLGGCLRTKGALQEMCPLLLIGCSPVKEDVAKTIRLPPSSRMGLKRQRKTSTPRWCAGSHPPPCELPRPSFRALVLKPPQNSFSVNCSDHHGYRASKSPESPGRALPLKPAIPFLPCGGLMRPRKVLSDGHRRAQAPGAKAQRPGQRGRADHGHGRRDAAPGRPGGGLTSRVRKTTRTPVPCLQRVHQENAYGHTVHKSRRPEAGRMPTNGRTCW; this is translated from the exons ATGGACAAGGGTGGCGGCAGGTGGGCCACAGACAGCCTCGGGCCTGTCAGCTGGGCACAGGCTGGGGGCAACGCCTGCAGACAAGGTGTGGGCGACTGGGGGCAGCCAGTGTGTCTTGGCGGGTGCTTGAGGACCAAAGGGGCATTGCAGGAAATGTGCCCGCTGCTACTGATTGGATGCAGCCCTGTGAAAGAAGACGTGGCCAAGACAATCAGGCTTCCACCATCCAGTAGAATGGGTctcaagagacaaagaaag ACCTCCACCCCAAGGTGGTGTGCAGGAAGCCACCCTCCTCCCTGTGAGCTCCCACGGCCGTCGTTCAGGGCACTGGTTCTCAAACCGCCGCAGAATTCCTTCAG TGTTAACTGCAGTGATCACCATGGTTACCGGGCTTCCAAATCCCCGGAGTCTCCAGGCAGAGCCCTCCCGCTCAAGCCAGCCATTCCATTTCTACCCTGTGGAGGTTTGATGAGGCCAAGGAAAGTCCTCAGTGACGGTCACAGACGTGCACAGGCCCCAGGGGCGAAGGCCCAGCGTCCGGGTCAGCGGGGACGCGCCGACCACGGGCACGGACGCAGGGATGCGGCCCCTGGGCGCCCGGGCGGCGGTCTGACAAGCCGTGTGAGGAAGACCACGCGCACCCCAG TGCCATGTCTCCAGCGTGTCCACCAGGAGAATGCGTACGGTCACACTGTTCACAAGAGCAGACGTCCTGAAGCAGGCCGAATGCCCACCAACGGGAGGACGTGTTGGTGA
- the GPIHBP1 gene encoding glycosylphosphatidylinositol-anchored high density lipoprotein-binding protein 1 isoform X1 — protein MKELAAVLLALLLCGLQGRGRMQEDKDDDGDFGTAGYDEEDEEEEEEEEAIMITGSRGRGMRAASRCRTASPTRPAKPSSTAGTPVSRPPWGSRAEGARHPHRRGGASSLPHAVQCNALSPPPPPTQSRILRPPTRGGVQTHVNPSPRWWLEP, from the exons ATGAAGGAGCTGGCAGCTGTCCTGCTCGCCCTGCTGTTGTGCGGACTGCAAG GGAGAGGGCGCATGCAGGAAGACAAGGATGACGACGGGGACTTTGGGACGGCAGGCTACGacgaggaggatgaggaggaagaggaggaagaggaggccatCATGATTACAGGCAGCAGGGGCAGAG GAATGAGAGCTGCGAGCAGATGCAGGACTGCATCCCCTACCAGACCTGCAAAACCATCATCTACCGCTGGAACACCGGTGAGCCGGCCACCCTGGGGCAGCCGCGCGGAAGGAGCCCGTCACCCACACCGGCGGGGAGGGGCCTCATCCCTGCCCCATGCCGTCCAGTGTAATGCCCTttctccaccaccccctcccacccagagTCGGATCCTCAGACCACCTACTCGGGGTGGTGTGCAGACACATGTCAACCCATCACCAAGATGGTGGTTGGAACCCTGA
- the LOC116659908 gene encoding uncharacterized protein LOC116659908 isoform X4: MDKGGGRWATDSLGPVSWAQAGGNACRQGVGDWGQPVCLGGCLRTKGALQEMCPLLLIGCSPVKEDVAKTIRLPPSSRMGLKRQRKLAFGCLCWRRAQDFGSSAEQLNSTSCYAHSTPKKQTWRPPPQGGVQEATLLPVSSHGRRSGHWFSNRRRIPSVLTAVITMVTGLPNPRSLQAEPSRSSQPFHFYPVEV; this comes from the exons ATGGACAAGGGTGGCGGCAGGTGGGCCACAGACAGCCTCGGGCCTGTCAGCTGGGCACAGGCTGGGGGCAACGCCTGCAGACAAGGTGTGGGCGACTGGGGGCAGCCAGTGTGTCTTGGCGGGTGCTTGAGGACCAAAGGGGCATTGCAGGAAATGTGCCCGCTGCTACTGATTGGATGCAGCCCTGTGAAAGAAGACGTGGCCAAGACAATCAGGCTTCCACCATCCAGTAGAATGGGTctcaagagacaaagaaag CTTGCTTTTGGGTGTCTTTGCTGGAGGAGAGCTCAGGATTTTGGCAGCTCCGCAGAACAG CTCAACTCTACATCCTGTTACGCCCACTCGACACCTAAGAAGCAGACTTGGAG ACCTCCACCCCAAGGTGGTGTGCAGGAAGCCACCCTCCTCCCTGTGAGCTCCCACGGCCGTCGTTCAGGGCACTGGTTCTCAAACCGCCGCAGAATTCCTTCAG TGTTAACTGCAGTGATCACCATGGTTACCGGGCTTCCAAATCCCCGGAGTCTCCAGGCAGAGCCCTCCCGCTCAAGCCAGCCATTCCATTTCTACCCTGTGGAGGTTTGA
- the GPIHBP1 gene encoding glycosylphosphatidylinositol-anchored high density lipoprotein-binding protein 1 isoform X4 — MGRVGGYCKAGTSKATGRGRMQEDKDDDGDFGTAGYDEEDEEEEEEEEAIMITGSRGRVLLQCYTCQSLHRNESCEQMQDCIPYQTCKTIIYRWNTESDPQTTYSGWCADTCQPITKMVVGTLTTITCCQSRLCNVPPWQGPPGTWAGSSQSSPKTVATTFLLSLLAGFLATGF, encoded by the exons atggggagggtggggggctaCTGTAAAGCTGGTACCAGTAAAGCCACGG GGAGAGGGCGCATGCAGGAAGACAAGGATGACGACGGGGACTTTGGGACGGCAGGCTACGacgaggaggatgaggaggaagaggaggaagaggaggccatCATGATTACAGGCAGCAGGGGCAGAG TGCTGCTGCAGTGCTACACCTGCCAGTCCCTGCACAGGAATGAGAGCTGCGAGCAGATGCAGGACTGCATCCCCTACCAGACCTGCAAAACCATCATCTACCGCTGGAACACCG agTCGGATCCTCAGACCACCTACTCGGGGTGGTGTGCAGACACATGTCAACCCATCACCAAGATGGTGGTTGGAACCCTGACGACCATAACCTGCTGCCAGTCCAGGTTGTGCAACGTACCACCCTGGCAGGGCCCCCCGGGTACCTgggcaggcagctcccagagtAGCCCCAAAACTGTGGCCACCACCTTCCTGCTCAGCCTCCTTGCTGGCTTTCTGGCAACAGGGTTCTGA
- the LY6H gene encoding lymphocyte antigen 6H isoform X3: MLPAAMKGLGLVLLAILLCSAPAHGLWCQDCTLTTNSSHCTPKQCQPSDTVCASVRITDPSSSRKDHSVNKMCASSCDFVKRHFFSDYLMGFINSGILKVDVDCCEKDLCNGVARAGRSPWALAGGLLLSLGPALLWAGP; encoded by the exons ATGTTGCCTGCAGCCATGAAGGGCCTTGGCCTGGTGCTGCTGGCCATCCTGCTGTGCTCTGCGCCCG CTCACGGTCTGTGGTGCCAGGACTGCACACTGACCACCAACTCCAGCCACTGCACCCCGAAGCAGTGCCAGCCGTCGGACACGGTGTGTGCCAGTGTCCGGATCACAGACCCCAGCAGCA gcaGGAAGGATCATTCCGTGAACAAGATGTGTGCCTCGTCCTGCGACTTTGTGAAGCGGCACTTTTTCTCAGACTACCTGATGGGCTTCATTAACTCTGGGATCTTGAAAGTAGACGTGGACTGCTGTGAGAAGGATTTGTGCAACGGTGTGGCCCGGGCGGGGCGcagcccctgggccctggccGGGGGGCTCCTGCTCAGCCTGGGGCCCGCCCtcctctgggctgggccctga